Below is a genomic region from Euwallacea similis isolate ESF13 chromosome 32, ESF131.1, whole genome shotgun sequence.
TATTGTACCATAAGGAAACTCCAGCCTATCCACATTTCCTCCCAGCCATTGGGGCATTGAGGCACTTCGCTAGTTTGGCTATGAAGTGCGATAATTCTTGTAGGAGCTTCGCATACGGAACATCTGccaagaaatgtttaaaacgtGTCAGAATTAATGAATTTCTCAGTTCACCTGgatatgtatttttgaatgtCGTATCCGTAAATTGGGGTCATGGTCATGGGTACGGGTTCGGTAGTAGACAACCAAAAACTATAATCGTTTGTATTGGCGTAATCACACACGTTATTGAGGTTGCATAGAAGGTAAGGCATCGTGTTGAATTTCCTAACGCAACTACCCGGAGTGCCTGCAAGTCCAAAAAAtcattatagaaaaattggtATAAAATAGATTATTTGTTGTCTGTCTAATTTATATGATCTGAGGACATAATCatcctgaaattaaaaaaaatttaggtcGACAGTACGATCATAGAAAAGTGCCAACATTTCCAGATCGATCAGATTCGAAATCAATAATGTAGGTAAATAAAATGACGTACTCTTGACACTTTTtctattaaagatttttaaatgtgcGTTATTTTCACATCACGAAAATGCAGAATCGCTCGAATCCCATCTCAAAAATAGACTGCCAGATTACTGAAATTTGGATAGGTCTGTTTTGCATTGTTTCTCATTCGCCATTTCGTCATTAAACTATAAATGAAGTTTGAATCTCTATTTAGATCATCTGACAGAAATATAAGTTAGATCTAAAGTAATTTTCTAACCTTTTCTAGGTCAGTTTTATAGACCTAAACCTGAAATATAGAGATAGAAAAGCAATAATAACATACTCACCGAGATCCTGTCCTTGCGTCCGTTTCTCGCTGTGAATATGCAGCAAAGAATACCCCTCCCACACCTTCACGGTATTTCTAGGACAAACTGGCACACGATCGGATTGCGAATGCCTGGCGAAGGCAAAACCACGGCTTCTCGGAAGAGGCGCAGGTTGTGCGGGTTCTCCTTTGGGTCCTGGAGCGCCAGCGTACCCTGATAAGCCTGGTTTGCCGTCCAAACCTGGTGATCCAGGAAAACCTAAAATCCCACGAATGAATTCTTTCTCTTAAGAGTTCATTGTGAAGATTTAAATAACCTTTAGGTCCTACGAGACCAGGTAAACCTGGCTCTCCTATGTCACCACTCAGACCCTTTACACCCCGAGTTCCAGGGAAGCCGTTAAGACCGTCCCTGCCCGGTTTTCCTGAAGGGCCTGTAAAGCCTGGCAAACCAGCCTCCCCGTCCTTTCAAACCAAATAATCTCATTTTTagtgaaaactattaaataatCTTTACGGACCTCCCCTGGCAGACCGCGGAATCCCCAGTCACCAGCATCACCCTTAGGCCCAACGCGGCCAGGAAGACCCGGGAAACCAGGAAGGCCAATATCTCCTGGAAGCCCGATTTCTCCGAAATTGCCCTGTTCACCGGGAAAACCATCTAAACCTGGTTCACCAGGTTCACCTTTTTCTCCATCTTGGCCTCTAGGACCCACATAACCCACATCTCCCTTTATTCCTTTGAAACTAATAGCGGCAAATCCGTAATCTCCGGGCAGTCCTTTTACCCCTCGAAGTCCAAGCTCACCATCATTTCCAGGTAAACCATCCAATCCAATGGGCCCTCTTCGACCGTCGATACCAATATCACCAGGACTACCTTTGGGTCCTGCTATTGATAATCCAGGAGGGCCTCGGAGACCCGGAACTCCATCTTGTCCCAATTCGCCTGCAGAGGTATTTTTCAAGCGacagtttattaaaattgttaccCACCTGGAGCTCCTTTCTGGCCGACTCTTCCTGGAAGTCCAACAAAACCGTCGTGACCAGGCATCCCCGATTCACCAGGTTCCGGATTTTGACCTGGTAGTCCTGAAGGTCCATTGAAACCGGGTTCTCCACGTGGTCCAGGACGCCCTTTCAAACCAAAGTCCCCTATTAAACCAATCTCCCCTATGCGACCTCTTTCGCCACGTGGTCCTGGCCAGCCTACTAAACCTGGTTCACCTTGAGCCCCTTTTAAGcctaaaaacaattattatagtGGATTGTCATACAGATATTTTATAAGATCAGTTTTGGAAATGTTTTCCTCACCagtataaaacataaaaatgaatttttctatttacagTGTGTCCGTGTTAAAGACTTACCTcccttgtaaaatctttattttttggccgattttgatttttttgttaattagatattcaaaatgcacTTTTGCCCAGTGGGCACGATGACTCTTCACTCATACTCATGGCTAACTGCCTGCATTTTTATggaatgaaatttcaaaaagtactattagtgtttttttaggacaaagatgaaagaaaaattctcaattagaATGTCCTAAAACTCATCTGtatcgattttcatttttctactttttttatataatgcCTATTAtactatattaatttattatataaagcTGCTTAATTTATATAACACTCACCTGTGAATCCGAACATCCCCAAGTCTCCTACTTCCCCTTTCACTGTAAATGCTGACAAGGTACCACCGGGTAGACCTCGATTCCCTTTCAACCCTTTCGGTCCCATAGGTCCTCTCTCTCCAGGTTCTCCCAGAGGACCCGGTAAACTTGGTCGGCCAATATTACCTAGCTCCCCATCCATACCTTTTGACCCAGTTAGTCCCGGAATACCCGTAAAACCTGTTGGTCCTATTACGCCTTTCGcacctaaaattaaatgttattcGGCTATAAGATGATTTAACTAGCTGCACGTGTTTAATACCTGGTAAACCGTCGAACCCTCTTCTTCCGTCACGTCCCGGGAACCCTATATCTCCTCTAATACCTGGCGGTCCAAGTTCTCCGATCTCTCCAATTTCTCCTATAAATCCGTAACCTCCCGATAAGCCCGGAATGCCAGCGTCTCCTTTCTCGCCTGGAGTGCCCGGTTGTCCAATCCCTGGTACCCCAGTATCTCCCCGGAAACCTTTATGATTGTTGACAATTTTTATAGGTGGTTTTGTTATAGTGATTGAATTAAGAACCTTTAGGGCCAGTTAAGCCTCGACGCCCGTCAAAACCTTGGATCCCGGATAGTCCAAACTCTCCTCGTTCTCCTTTTTGTCCACTGAAAGTTGATTCTCCTTTCGGGCCATCGAAACCCGGTCTACCTGGTTGGCCTATCGGACCTAATTCACCCGGTTCACCCTAAGAGAGAAAGATAAAATGTGAGATATTCGatagtaaattaattaattaaaagtaaataaatgcTATTGTATTTATGCAACTtgttaaataactaaatatattaccattttcatttatttattaacgaaataaatgtgaaattgattattgaaaaCTGTAAATCCGAATTGCTCTTAAGAAAGCTTTTATAATccaataaattctaatttgaTTGTATTTAATGACAAAATGGTCAATGAATAATTatgtgaaattgaaaaataaaggtaGAAGTTCTTAATTTAGAATAAGACCTGAAGAATCTATTTTTATAATCAAGTAAATTGTCATTCTGGCGTATTTAAAGGTGAATTTGTAATTATCTGTAAACCAAAATAACACTCttcaaattgacaaaaaatagCTAAAATTGTCCATTTATAGCGAAAATTTGACGTCATTACATCttaattctaaatttgaaaatttgttaagtTCCTTTGTACCTTAAGTTTGTATCGAAAGCATAATCTTTACCTGTAAGCCCGGAGCTCCATTTGGTCCAACGTCTCCATGTAGACCCTTCAAACCTCGCTGTCCGGGCAAACCCTTCGGCCCTGGGAAACCGGCTGGTCCCGGATAACCTATATCTCCACGTTCACCGAATTCGCCCATCGTTCCAGGTAAACCTTCTGGCCCGTTGAATCCAGGCAAACCTTCGGCTCCCACTTCACCTGCAAGAAGAAATCAATCCGGACAATAAGAGGTTGGACAATATTAACTTGAGACTGACCTGTTAATCCCTGGAATCCGGAATCGCCTGTATCTCCTTTCGCCCCCTGCAGCCCATACGCTCCATTTTCACCATCATCACCCCTCATTCCGAAGTCACCCCATTCGCCCGGTTCTCCAACTTCTCCGGGAAGTCCCGGCAGACCTGGTTGCCCTGGTATGGAAATGCCAATCTGACCTTTAATTCCTGGGGCTCCGGAAGCTCCCGAATACCCGGGAGCGCCTTTGGAAcctggaaaatttcatttttgaaaaatttaaaaaaatttaaaccaagCTTAACCTTTTATGCCTTCAAAACCAGAATTACCGGGCAATCCCGGATAACCCGGCGGACCCTCCTTGCCTGGCTCCCCTTTTTGTCCTACGGGGCCTTGTAGCCCCATATCTCCATATAAAATACGCTGCCCCGGTTCTCCTCTGTCTCCTTTAGAGCCACCAATGCCCGGAATGCCGTCGATACCGGGATTGCCGTAGAATCCTGGCGTTCCTCTAGGTCCTTCGTCCCCGATTAATCCTGGATATCCTTTTAATCCCTGCGGTCCTGGAATAGAAAATCCGGGCAGTCCTTGGTCGCCAGGGAGGCCTTGCCAACCGTTGTCTCCTCGGGAGCCCGCTAGTCCGGGTAAACCAGGGAGCCCTAAGATGTGTTCAATAAAAACGTTGCAATGCAAATTTTGGGAATCATGGTACCTATTTCGCCCCTGGCCCCTCGTGGACCTACATCTCCCTTAATATCAGCCATATATTGTGTTTCCCCGTCACGTCCAGGATTACCAGTAGCACCTGTCGCTCCTTTCCCGCCTCtgtattaaaaagaaatttgaacgGTGGCAAAGGAGGTAGGTCCATCAAGTGGaagaaagtatgaaaaaagaaacgaaaacTATTACATAGTAATAACTACCTTAAATTCGTTCTTAGCCCCGGGGAAAAAATTTAACCCTAACCAAAATTTTAGTGAGGATTCTACTTACGGGAGTCCTGGATAACCTTGATCACCTTTAAGTTGGATCTTGTACAGTTGATGGCGTTCGCCCTTTTGACCCAATGAGCCAGGACGCCCGGGCTGCCCATCAAGTCCAGGTGCACCTTCGACTCCATTATCCCCTGGTGGGCCCATAGCACCATTAGTTCCTGGATCACCAGGCGCACCTCGTGGGCCATAATCGCCTACGGGTCCTTGCAGTCCTAGTAAGCCTGGGGCTCCATCGTCACCTAcataaaattgtgttaaatCTAGAGGAAGAAACTATGGGTAAAAGGTTACAAATTTTCATGCGACCACAATAATTACtctgtaataaaaatactttcttaGGCAAATCAGAAAATACCTTTTTACAAGTAAGCGGTAAAGTATCTTTGCCTACAAGTAGCAGCTTATAGCACGTGtgtggtaattttttttttattgtaccCAAAACAGAGTGGCATGAGTCAGTGTTTCCAAAAAGAAACATTGAGAGTACTAAATTGTTCTTTCTGTGCCTTTTATGGCTACCAACTTATGGTATGTATCTAACAAGTGCGAAAGTATCTGTATCGCACTTCATTTGCGTTGTTTGGACAAAAACTGCATAATCAGCGTTGTGACCTGCAAAGCGATACATTTCACACtcgttaggtaaataactattctGTACTATATGTAGCCAATCTAATACCTTTTTAACCTGTATTTATTTGATATCATACTGGTTGAGTCAGTTTATGTTCTGGGGACTCGAgcattcaattattttatcatatatcaataaaaccCCTACTCtttgaaatacagggtattagGGTTTGAggttttttcagtattttccaTATTGTTCCTATAGTTTTTGCGATAATTCAGCCAAATTTTTGCTATAAGTTGCTTGcttaaaatcgtcaataaaattaagagATCCTGTATTGTCCGAATTCAACAACTACCTTCTTCTGCAATCATTTTGGACCTCGGCGGCAACTGAACCGAACCCGGTACACCCGGGGGCCCCAATAGACCCTTCATTCCTGGTTGTCCCGGCATGCCATCCAGCCCAGGTAAACCCGGTGGACCCGGTTTTCCGGAAAAACCCACAGGCCCTCTTGAACCCGTTAAACCCACGAAACCGATAGTTCCAGGTCGTCCGTGTCTTCCGGGCTCTCCCCGATCGCCTTTTCCACCTGGGCGACCTGGAAAACAATTCAGAAATTGTCAAGCGGGAAAGTAAGAATTGCAATATCTCAGTACCTGGTTGACAAATACCGCAGTCGTCTCCTCTACGACCTTTAAAGCCTAGACCGCCATAGAACCCGGGGATTCCGTCATCTCCTTCGAGTCCGGGTCTTCCAGGAGGGCCAAGAGGACCGCGGGGACCACGTATTGGTTGACCAATTCCTGTATTGAGATAACAACAAAAAGCATACATTAGGTACGAGTACAGTTTACTTCACAGATCAAATTAACATGTTAAGTTTTATAAGAGGTCTTGTATATTACCGGGAAAACCTTTAAATCCTCTGTCACCGGGATCGCCCCTTTCACCTGGCGGCCCGTCGTAACCTTGTAGCCCAGGAATCCCCGATGGTCCCTGAGGACCAACTACGGTTTCACCTTTAAGCCCTTTCTCCCCGGAAAGCCCTGTTGGGCCCGGAATCCC
It encodes:
- the vkg gene encoding collagen alpha-5(IV) chain, whose amino-acid sequence is MPLRTGVCWASALAGLVFFTFVTDVQAWGKCSGCSTPVKCNCTGIKGRLGAEGIPGLPGLRGPPGDNGYPGSLGSKGEKGSDGVYGAMGDKGPRGDAGDRGPTGLPGRPGQTGDIGVPGPDGLDGCNGTDGRPGSQGTRGYPGSRGTEGQRGPQGFRGEPGEGGGNSIGTKGDWGDSGYDGLPGLDGPIGPPGLRGYQGPPGVEGSIGPQGIMGSPGLPGDARKGEKGHKGPQGDQGVPGERGADTGTQEEGESNMLLQKGQPGDRGLKGERGESGWKGYAGERGRPGVGGRKGNSGSKGERGEDGPPGKQGKPGPLGQTGEKGYKGAPGYEGIPGEDGRKGEQGEDGRFGIPGIQGVEGPPGVYDPLMDQIIDGPIGRQGPTGYAGLPGLSGLPAPPGISGPIGPPGPPGPAGQTGPPGIKGISIKGERGDDGHPGTPGRRGQPGIPGPTGLSGEKGLKGETVVGPQGPSGIPGLQGYDGPPGERGDPGDRGFKGFPGIGQPIRGPRGPLGPPGRPGLEGDDGIPGFYGGLGFKGRRGDDCGICQPGRPGGKGDRGEPGRHGRPGTIGFVGLTGSRGPVGFSGKPGPPGLPGLDGMPGQPGMKGLLGPPGVPGSVQLPPRSKMIAEEGDDGAPGLLGLQGPVGDYGPRGAPGDPGTNGAMGPPGDNGVEGAPGLDGQPGRPGSLGQKGERHQLYKIQLKGDQGYPGLPGGKGATGATGNPGRDGETQYMADIKGDVGPRGARGEIGLPGLPGLAGSRGDNGWQGLPGDQGLPGFSIPGPQGLKGYPGLIGDEGPRGTPGFYGNPGIDGIPGIGGSKGDRGEPGQRILYGDMGLQGPVGQKGEPGKEGPPGYPGLPGNSGFEGIKGSKGAPGYSGASGAPGIKGQIGISIPGQPGLPGLPGEVGEPGEWGDFGMRGDDGENGAYGLQGAKGDTGDSGFQGLTGEVGAEGLPGFNGPEGLPGTMGEFGERGDIGYPGPAGFPGPKGLPGQRGLKGLHGDVGPNGAPGLQGEPGELGPIGQPGRPGFDGPKGESTFSGQKGERGEFGLSGIQGFDGRRGLTGPKGFRGDTGVPGIGQPGTPGEKGDAGIPGLSGGYGFIGEIGEIGELGPPGIRGDIGFPGRDGRRGFDGLPGAKGVIGPTGFTGIPGLTGSKGMDGELGNIGRPSLPGPLGEPGERGPMGPKGLKGNRGLPGGTLSAFTVKGEVGDLGMFGFTGLKGAQGEPGLVGWPGPRGERGRIGEIGLIGDFGLKGRPGPRGEPGFNGPSGLPGQNPEPGESGMPGHDGFVGLPGRVGQKGAPGELGQDGVPGLRGPPGLSIAGPKGSPGDIGIDGRRGPIGLDGLPGNDGELGLRGVKGLPGDYGFAAISFKGIKGDVGYVGPRGQDGEKGEPGEPGLDGFPGEQGNFGEIGLPGDIGLPGFPGLPGRVGPKGDAGDWGFRGLPGEDGEAGLPGFTGPSGKPGRDGLNGFPGTRGVKGLSGDIGEPGLPGLVGPKGFPGSPGLDGKPGLSGYAGAPGPKGEPAQPAPLPRSRGFAFARHSQSDRVPVCPRNTVKVWEGYSLLHIHSEKRTQGQDLGTPGSCVRKFNTMPYLLCNLNNVCDYANTNDYSFWLSTTEPVPMTMTPIYGYDIQKYISRCSVCEAPTRIIALHSQTSEVPQCPNGWEEMWIGWSFLMGTDGGGQGSTQSLVSPGSCLEEFRTNPFIECHAHGRCNHYTTALSFWLATIEEYSQFKKPVPQTLKAGFLTTKVSRCSVCLRRIPSRPDTPPAQYNALPPRSPQSSLPLPNQPPFNPEYRNLANRERNIGRRRRPQLYGRSYYGQG